A DNA window from Vicinamibacteria bacterium contains the following coding sequences:
- a CDS encoding CBS domain-containing protein, whose translation MSILRKAGVSAVTAEPSTSVLRAVRLMKEGGVDTLFVVEKGVLLGAFTQRDLAFRVVLGGRDPEVTTVGEVMTSPAITVAANATIADAVSVMAEHGVPQLPIVDEHGAIKGMVTLRDIFREQRIDLTAELESLSAYHAADGIGG comes from the coding sequence ATGAGCATTCTTAGGAAGGCCGGAGTATCTGCAGTAACGGCCGAACCCTCGACATCGGTGCTTCGCGCCGTCCGGCTCATGAAAGAGGGGGGCGTTGACACGCTCTTCGTGGTTGAAAAGGGGGTGCTTCTGGGTGCATTCACCCAACGAGATCTGGCCTTTCGTGTCGTCCTTGGCGGGCGTGACCCGGAAGTGACCACAGTGGGCGAGGTGATGACTTCCCCTGCGATTACGGTCGCGGCCAACGCCACGATCGCCGACGCCGTCAGCGTGATGGCGGAGCATGGGGTACCGCAGTTGCCGATCGTCGACGAGCACGGGGCAATCAAAGGCATGGTAACGCTGCGGGATATCTTCCGAGAGCAGAGGATCGACCTGACTGCGGAACTCGAGTCCCTGAGCGCCTATCATGCTGCAGATGGTATTGGCGGATGA